The following nucleotide sequence is from Streptomyces caniferus.
AGCGGGCGCAGCCGGCCGCGGGGGCGAGGGCGAAGGACAGGGCCACGGCGGTGGCGACGGCGGCCCGGGGAGCGGCGTGCGGCAGATCGGGGCCGCCGGCCAGCAGCTGTTCGAGCAGCCAGTCGCCGTACACCGCGTAGCCGGCCGTCCAGCCGACCCACAGTCCGGCGGTCCACGGTCCGGCGCCGCGGTGGCGCAGTCGCAGCGGCCCGGACCGGACGGCCAGCCGGACGGCGAGGGCGAGCAGCACGCCGCCCGCGGCGCCGACGGCGCTGCGCACGGCGGGGGGTGCGGCACCGACCGAGGCGACGGCGGCGAGCGCCGCGACGCAGACGGCACCCGGCAGCAGCTGGAGCACCCCGCGCACCCCGCCCGGCCCCTGGGCGGGGACGGGCGCCGGGGGGTGCCCCGGCCCGTCCGGCCGGGCGCCCTCCGGGTCGGCGCGGGGCACCCGGGCGTAGAGCTCCTCGGCCAGCGAGAAGACGTCGCGGTGCCGGAAGCGTGCGGCCGTACGGTCGGTGACGCCGTGCGCCTCCAGGCCGGCGGCGATCTCCAGCGCGTCGACGGCGCGGGCGCACAGCTCCTGGTGGCGGTGCATCAGGGACCGTACGGGGTCGGCGGGGCCGCGGCGCCCGGGGCGGGCGGTGGCCTCCTTGGGCGGCGGCGCGGGACGGGCGGCGGGCCCGTCCTCCCTGGCGGGCACGGCGCGGGTGGCGCCGGTGTCGGGTGTGGTCACCTTCCGTCCCCTCTCCCCCGGGCCGCCGCGCAGCCGTCCCGGCCGGGGCGGGGGTACGGCATACGCCGCCGGGCCGGGCGGCCCCGGCCGCCGGGGGCGGTGGGGTCGGCGTACGCGGGGCTGCCGGGACGGCGGGCGCGACGGAGGCCGGGCCGGCTCCCGCCGTGGGCCACATCCGCCATGCCCGTCACCAGTGCCACGCCCACCAGGCCCATCGCACACATCACGTCCAGCACAGCCGTCACCATTGCCCTGCCTCCTTCACTCCGGTCGCACCCGTCGGGTCGCCGGTCGCTCCCCATCTCACCGGCTGTCTCACTTCTCGGACGCCGGCCGCTCCCCCGCTCTCCGCACCGGCCGGGACCGGCAGCGCGGCGGCCGGCTCCTGCGCGGGGAGGGCCCAGCTCGGCGTACGGCCGGCGGGCACGGCGGCCCGGGCGGCGGCATCGGTCGCGGCCCAGCGGCCGGGGACATGGGACTCGGCGGGGCGGGCGAAGGGCTGCGGCGGGACGCCCTCGCGCCCGGGGCAGGCGGCCGGCCGGGCCGGGGCATGGGAGATCAGCTCCAGGTAGATGCCACGAAATGCCGCGACGTTCTGCTCGACGGTGAACAGCTCCAGTGCCCGCGCCCGGGCCGCCGCGCCCAGCCGGGCCCTGCGGTCCGGGTCGCCGAGCAGCGCGGTGCAGGCCTCGGCGAGGGCGCGGGGGTTGCGGGGCGGGACGACCAGTCCGGTGCCGCCGATGACTTCACAGACCGCGCCGGCATCGGTCGACACCGTGGCACGGCCGCAGAACATCGCCTCCACCAGGGAACGCGGAAAGCCCTCGATGACGCTGGAGGACACCACCACGGCACCGGAGGCGTAGGCGTCCTCCAGGGACGGCACCTCGGGGCTGCCGATCTCCTCGAAGCTGACCGGGTTCTCGCCGACGGTGCGGGCGTCGGCCGCCTCGTCGGGGAAGAGCTGGGCGGCCAGCGCCCGGCAGTGCGCGAGATATCCGGGCGCCTGCGGATCGCGGCCCACCCCGCCGATGATCCGCAGGGTGGCCTCCGGCTCGGCCCTGCGGACCTCGGCGAAGGCGTGCAGCAGCGCGAAGAGGTCCTTCGCCGGCTCGACGCTGCCGACCCACACCAGCGTCTTGGAGTCGTCCGCCGCGGCGTCCGCGACCGCGGCGAAGGGGGCGGCGTCCATGCCCGGGTGGACCGTGCGCAGCCGCGCGCGGTCGGCGCCGCAGCGCTCCTGCCAGCGCCGGGCGTGGGTGTTGCCGGGGGTGATCAGCGCCGCCTGCGCATAGGTCTCGGCGGCCAGCGCGCCCTGCAGGGCGGCGAGCAGCGCGCGCACCGGCGCACTGAGCGGCGAGGTGGCGCGCGCGAGGTAGTGCTCGCGCAGCCGTACGCCGTACTCGGTGACCAGGAGCGGGGTGGCGAAGAAGTGCTTGGCCAGCAGCCCGGGGAGGGCGGCCGCGCCGCCGGAGGTGGCATGGCACAGGTCCACACCGCCGAGCCCGGGGGCCCGCCCGTCGCCGTACCAGTCCAGGGACAGCGGCCGCAGCGCACGGGCGAGCCCGGCGGTGACCGCCAGCAGATCGTCGACCTGGGCACCGTGGGCGGCGGGCAGCGCATGGGGGCCGTGGCAGGCGGATTCCAGGAGGCGTACGGCGTCCTCGGAGCGCAGCAGCGCGGGCAGCCCCCGGTGCTCTCGGGCGAGTTCGGCGAGCCCGTACAGGCCACTGGCGAAACGGTCCGCCTTGCTGGTCACGGAGCGATCCGGGGCACCGGCCGGAACGGCCGGCGGGTCGTCGGCCGACGCGCCCCCGTGGGGTGTGCCGCCGACCGGCCCGCCTGTCGCGGGCGCCGTGGCGAAGGCCGAAACGAGAGCGCCGAAGCTCTCGGCGAAGCGGCGGCGTTCCCGGCGTCCGGGGGTGCGGCCCTTGCGCGGCTCGCCGGTCCGGCGGCGCCCGGCGGGGACGTCGTCCCCCAGGGGTGCGCTGTGCACCAGCCGTACGTGGTGCGGCAGTTCGTACCGCGGGAGCGCTTCCTGGCGGGGCTCGGCGCTCAGGGCGTAGACCTCGAAGTCATGGCCGGTGAGCCCGCGCACGAGCCGGTCGCACCACGCGTGCGCCTCACCGGACGCATATGGATAACCACCTTCGGTGAGCAGTCCAATACGCACGAGTGCACCACCGTCCTCCCATATCGGCGTCCCTGGTGTGCCAGCGACACGGCCGCCACCTGCGGGAAGAAGCTATGCAAAGGGCCGGTGGCGCGATGGACGGTTGTCCATCGCGCCACCGGAAGGGGTGAACACACGTAACTTTCCGCCCCGCAGGGCGTTTCGGCGCGCTATGTGAGCGCGGCGCCACCGCCCGTAGCGGCCGCGGCCCGGCGGCGACCTGCGGAAGAGCCGTCGCCCTCCGGGCTCCCGGCGCGGCGGGTGCCCGCTCCGGTCACCGCTGGGTGGGGAACGGCCAGGAGTTGGGCCGGCAGGTCGCGCCGTCCGTCGTCAGGAACTTCGTCTGCTGCATCATCACCGGGGCCAGGGCGCCCTGCCGGGAGCAGACCTCGTGGTTGTGACCGAGACGGTGGCCGACCTCGTGATTGATCAGCATCTGGCGGTAGGCGAGCATCTTGTCGTGGCCGTAGGTCCGGGCGCCCTGCGCCCAGCGGTAGGCGTTGATCATGACCCGGTCGGTCGCCGCCGAGTCGCACGACACGTTGTCCTCGCTGGTGTCGAGTCCGGACTTGGCGCACCAGGCGTCCGTGGTCCCCGGGCTCGCCAGCGTGATCACGAAATCGGCGTCGCCGGACCCCACCCGCTGGAAGGTCCGCTGCCCGCCGTGCGCCCAACTGCGCTCGTCGTTGAGGGTCTTGTGGACCGCCTCGGCGAAGAGCTTGCCGTCCAGCGGCAGTCCCTCCTCGATGTCGACGCGGTAGCGCACCACCTTGCCGTGGCCGGGCGCCTTGGCGTCGCCGCCGGTCGGCGTGAACCGGCCGCTGGCCGTCATCCGCGCGTCCAGCGGGAAGACCTGCGTCATCTGCTCGTCGTAACTGGCGGGCTTGGCGTCGTGGGTGGCCCTGGTGTGCGACCGGGAGGCCTCGTCGTCGGCCCCGTCGGTTCGGTCGTTGCCGCTGCGCGGCTGCGGGTCGCCGCCGTCCTTGTGCTGTTCGGCGACCTGGCCCGCGATGACGACGGCGAGGACGGTGGTCACCGCCGCGGCCGCCGCCCCGGTGAACGTCCGGCCCATGCCGCCCTTCTTGCCGCCGTGCCGCGACTCGTCCGCGGCAAGGCCGTCGGCCGGGTCGTGGTCCGCCGGATCGCCCGGCTCGCCGCCGTCCGCCCCGGACTCGGCCCGCCGGTCCTGCTCGTCGGCCTCGTCGCGGTCGAAGACCACCGACCGCCCGGTGAAGCGGCCGCCGGGCGGCATGCCGTCCGCGCCGGGCCCGTACGGACCGGGCGCCGGGCCCGCCGTACGGGGCGCACCGGCCCGGAACACATCGTCGTCCGGGTCGTCCGCGCCGCCCCGGCGTCCGGGGAACGCCCCGGCGTCGAAGGCGGCCACGTAGTCGCGCCGCGGCCCCGGCCCGCTGCCCGGCGGGGCGAGGGGCGGTGCGTCACCGGACATCTCCGCGCGCGGCCGGGGAATCCTCGGCGCGCCGCGACCGGCGGCCGCCGGGGACGCCGGCGTCCCGGGGACCGCGCCCCAGCCGCCACCCGGTTCGTGCTGCTCGGGGTGTCCGCCGCGCACCGCATCGCCCTCGAACGGCTCGCGTCTGCGGCGTCCGGAACCCGGCCCGGCGCCGGGGGCGCCGCCCCCGGAAGGGCTGTTTCCGGGCGGACCGGCCGTCTCCGGGCTCTCCGCAGCGGTCTCCGGCCGGCCTCGGCGGCTATGGCGTCCCACGGGGCGTGTCAGCTCCTGCCCGCATCAGCGGTCACATCGTTCACTTCACTGTCGAGCAGCTCACGGATGGCCCGCGCCACTGCCTCCGGGTACTCCATCATCGCCACATGCCCCGCCTCCGGCAGCGTCAGCAGTCGCGCACCGCGGAACGCCGCGGCCGCGCGCCGGGCCATCCGGAAGGAGACCAGGCGGTCGCGCCCACCGTAGACGAGAAGCGTGGGGGCGAGAACTCTCTCTGCCTGACGCCACAAATTATGCTGCCCGCCGAGCGTGTAGGCGTTCACCAGCCCGCGCGCCGAGCGCTCCATGACCTCCCAGAAGTAGGGGAGTTCCAGCCGTCGCGCGTACTCGTCGACCGCGGCGTTGAACCCTTCCGGGCTGACCCGGCCGGGGTCGCCGTAACAGAGCGCCAGCACCTCGCGGGTGCGGCGCTCGGGCGTCCAGTCATGGGTGAGCCGGCCGAAGAACCCGGCGAGACCGGGGACGGCGAGCAGCGCCGTGGGCACCGCGCTCAGCTGCGGCCGCAGTTCGGGCAGCGCCGGGGAGACCAGTGTCAGGGTGCGGACCAGATCGGGGCGCATCGCCGCCACCCGGGTCGAGGCGGCACCGCCCATGGAGTTGCCGATGAGGTGGACGGGGCCGCGCCCGGCGGCGTCGAGGTGGCGGATGACCGCGCGGGCCTGGGCGGAGACGGAGTAGTTGCCGTCGACGGGCGGCGGCGAGTGGCCGAAGCCGGGCAGGTCGATCGCCTCGCCGTCCAGCCGGTCGGCGAGCAGCGGCATCAGGCCCGACCAGTTCTGCGAGGAGCCGCCGAGGCCGTGGACGTAGAGCGCGGGCTCGCGCTCGTCGCCGTCGTGTGCGGCGCCCGCCCCGTCGTCGTCGCGCGCCGGCCCTCGGGCCGGGGCCCGTACGGCCAGCGTCAGGCCCGGCAGGGTCACGGTGCGCACCGTCTCCTCCCCGCCGCGCGGGCCGGGGCCGGCCGGCGGCACCGGGAGGGCGGCGGTCGCGGTGTCCGGCGACTCGGTCGAAGACATGGGAACGATGTTACGAGACGATCACGCCCCCGATCGTGTGTCCGCGGTCACACACCGCATCGCGCTGCGGCGGCCACTCTCCTACGCTCGTAGGCGAGGGCAGCCGCCCCGGCCCCTGCTTTCATGCCAGGCATCAGCCGACGAACGAGCACGCGGGAAAGGGAGCCACCATGCGCGTCGACCCGACAGACCCGGAGACCTTCGCGGACGAGAGCGACGCCGCCCAGATCGACGTCGAGGCGCCGGAAGCGGACGCCGCCGAGCAGTACACCGATCTCGCACCGCAGCGTGACGAACCGCTGACCGACCACGATCCGGACGAGGCGAACGAGGCGGATCTCGCCGAACAGGCCCGTGTCGTGGAGCTCAACGAAGACGAATACCGATGACCTGGGACGTTATGTCGGCTTCCGAACAGGGGGCCGGGCAGAAATTCTCGGCCTCGACCGCGCACAGCCGGGTTACCCAAAAGTACGATGGCGGGCGCGGTGCACCACCTTGTACGAGCCGCGTACGAAACCACTTCTGGGAGGCAGCGTGAGCGCCATCGAGCAGACCGAGGCGGCGCGCCCGCGGGGCACACGCCTGCCACGACGGGCCCGGCGCAATCAGCTTCTGGGCGCCGCCCAGGAAGTCTTTGTCGCGCAGGGCTACCACGCGGCCGCGATGGACGACATCGCCGAGCGGGCGGGCGTCAGCAAGCCCGTGCTCTACCAGCACTTCCCGGGCAAGCTGGACCTCTACCTCGCCCTGCTGGACCAGCACTGCGAGGCCCTGCTGCACTCGGTGCGTTCGGCGCTGGCGTCGACGAGCGACAACAAGCAGCGGGTCGCGGCGACGATGGACGCCTACTTCGCGTACGTGGAGGACCCGGGCGGCGCCTTCCGACTGGTGTTCGAGTCGGACCTCACCAACGAGCCGGCGGTCCGCGAGCGGGTGGACAAGGTGTCGCTGGAGTGCGCCGAGGCCATAAGCGCGGTGATCGCCGAGGACACCGGCCTGTCGCGGGACGAGTCGATGCTGCTCGCCGTCGGCCTGGGCGGTGTCTCCCAGGTGGTGGCGCGGTACTGGCTGTCCTCGGAGAGCAAGGTTCCGCGGGACACCGCGGTGCAGCTGCTGACCTCCCTCGCATGGAAGGGCATCGCCGGCTTCCCGCTGCACGGCAGCGACACGCACTGACCGTGTTCGCTGCGGGCGTGGGCCATGGCGTCCTGCGCATCCCCGGACCGGGCTAATGTGTGCTGCGTACGGCGCGGATGGCCGCGCATCCTCCCCAGCCCACGCTGGGGACACCCAGACCGTCGGAGGGACATAAGCCGTGGAGGTCAAGATCGGCGTGCAGCACGCACCCCGCGAGATCGTTCTTGAGAGCGGGCAGTCTGCCGAAGAGGTCGAGAGCGCGGTGTCCGACGCGCTGGGCGGCAAGTCACAGCTGCTGAGCCTGGTGGACGACCACGGTCGCAAGATCCTGGTCCCGGCGGACCGGCTGGCCTATGTCGAGATCGGCGAGCCGACCGCCCGCAAGGTCGGGTTCGGCGCGCTCTGAAGCAGGGGGCGCCCGATGCGGCGCCCGTAGGTGACAAGGGCGGCGGCCCGGAGATTCCACTCCGGGCCGCCGCCCTTTTCCCTGCCCGCTTCCCAGCTTTTCGCGGACTTTCCGCGGACTTTTCCGGCCGCTTGCGCGCGCCGGCCCGCCGCGTCGCCGCCGCCTTCTCCCGGGCCCCCGGCCGCCGCTTTTGCGCAGATCAGGCCGTTCGGGGCGGTCCGGCTGAGCTGATCAGGCAGGGCACCGCCGTCGAGAGGGTTGCTGCCGGTGCCCCCTGGGTACGACCGCCTACGACCGATTTGTTCAGCTGATCGGCATCGTCACGCGGGAGGGAAAAGCATGATCTGGGAAGCGCTCGGCGCCGTGCTCATCGGCTTCGCCATCGCCCTGTCCGCCACACGATGGCTGCCCGACCGTTTCCCCGCCGGCCCCCTCACGCTGGCGACCGGCCCGGTCGCGGCGCTGCTCGGCGCGCTGCTGACCCGCTCGATCCTCGGCCCGGGCCACCCCGTCCAGGTGATGGTGGCCGCGATCGCCGTCGGAGCGGCTCTGCTGTCGGTGCTGGCGCGCCCGCCGCGCCGGCGTCTTCGGCGGCCGGCCGCGCCACTGAAGGGGCACCGGACGGCCTGAACCGCCCGGCGCGCCCGCCGGCGTCAGGCCGCGAGGCCCAGCGCCGCCATCCGCTTGGTGTGCGCCTCGGTGATCCGCGAGAACATCCGGCCCACCTCGGCCAGGTCGAAGCCGTCGGCCACCCCGCCCACCAGCATCGTGGACAGCGCGTCGCGGTCCGCGACCACCCGCTGCGCCTGCGAGAGCGCCTCGCCCATCAGACGGCGCGCCCACAGCGCGAGGCGCCCGCCGACCCGCGGCTCGGCCTCGATGGCGGCGCGCACCTTCTCCACGGCGAACGTGGCATGCCCGGTGTCGTCCAGTACGGCCAGCACCAGGCCACGGGTGTCGGTGTCCAGCCGGGCCGCGACCTCGCGGTAGAAGTCACTGGCGATCGAGTCGCCGACATAGGCCTTGACCAGGCCCTCCAGCCAGTCGGACGGCGCGGTCTGGCGGTGGAACTCGTCCAGGGCGCCGGCGAACGGCTCCATGGCCTCGTTCGGCTCCGCCTCGATCTGCGCGAGCCGCTCCCGCAGCCGCTCGAAGTGGTGGAACTCGGCCGAGGCCATCTTGGCCAGCTCGGCCTTGTCGTCCATCGTCGGCGCGAGCTTGGCGTCCTCCGCCAGGCGCTCGAAGGCGGACAGCTCGCCGTAGGCGAGCGCGCCGAGCAGGTCGATCACGGCGGCCCGGTACTGCGGGTCGGCGGATGCCTGTGCCCAGTCCTGGGCGGCGATCCCGGTGTGTTCTTGCGCGTCAGCTGCGGCGTTGTCAGACGTTCCCATGACCGGCACAATAGCCCGCCCGGCCGCTCGGGGAAGGGCCTGGTCAGCCACTTCCGCCTCCCGTACGAACGACGGTAGGAGCCGGTGCCCCGGTGGCCGGGCGGGCCGTGATGTATTCCTCACTCATACAAGCCTTCGGATGAGCACGCCATATCCGGGGTACAGTGGTATTTGGACCTGCCGAGTATCGGTGGGTCGTTCCACGAAGCGGATGCCCGGTCGGTGGCCCGAT
It contains:
- a CDS encoding alpha/beta hydrolase yields the protein MSSTESPDTATAALPVPPAGPGPRGGEETVRTVTLPGLTLAVRAPARGPARDDDGAGAAHDGDEREPALYVHGLGGSSQNWSGLMPLLADRLDGEAIDLPGFGHSPPPVDGNYSVSAQARAVIRHLDAAGRGPVHLIGNSMGGAASTRVAAMRPDLVRTLTLVSPALPELRPQLSAVPTALLAVPGLAGFFGRLTHDWTPERRTREVLALCYGDPGRVSPEGFNAAVDEYARRLELPYFWEVMERSARGLVNAYTLGGQHNLWRQAERVLAPTLLVYGGRDRLVSFRMARRAAAAFRGARLLTLPEAGHVAMMEYPEAVARAIRELLDSEVNDVTADAGRS
- a CDS encoding DUF3152 domain-containing protein, whose product is MRGGHPEQHEPGGGWGAVPGTPASPAAAGRGAPRIPRPRAEMSGDAPPLAPPGSGPGPRRDYVAAFDAGAFPGRRGGADDPDDDVFRAGAPRTAGPAPGPYGPGADGMPPGGRFTGRSVVFDRDEADEQDRRAESGADGGEPGDPADHDPADGLAADESRHGGKKGGMGRTFTGAAAAAVTTVLAVVIAGQVAEQHKDGGDPQPRSGNDRTDGADDEASRSHTRATHDAKPASYDEQMTQVFPLDARMTASGRFTPTGGDAKAPGHGKVVRYRVDIEEGLPLDGKLFAEAVHKTLNDERSWAHGGQRTFQRVGSGDADFVITLASPGTTDAWCAKSGLDTSEDNVSCDSAATDRVMINAYRWAQGARTYGHDKMLAYRQMLINHEVGHRLGHNHEVCSRQGALAPVMMQQTKFLTTDGATCRPNSWPFPTQR
- a CDS encoding DUF3492 domain-containing protein — encoded protein: MRIGLLTEGGYPYASGEAHAWCDRLVRGLTGHDFEVYALSAEPRQEALPRYELPHHVRLVHSAPLGDDVPAGRRRTGEPRKGRTPGRRERRRFAESFGALVSAFATAPATGGPVGGTPHGGASADDPPAVPAGAPDRSVTSKADRFASGLYGLAELAREHRGLPALLRSEDAVRLLESACHGPHALPAAHGAQVDDLLAVTAGLARALRPLSLDWYGDGRAPGLGGVDLCHATSGGAAALPGLLAKHFFATPLLVTEYGVRLREHYLARATSPLSAPVRALLAALQGALAAETYAQAALITPGNTHARRWQERCGADRARLRTVHPGMDAAPFAAVADAAADDSKTLVWVGSVEPAKDLFALLHAFAEVRRAEPEATLRIIGGVGRDPQAPGYLAHCRALAAQLFPDEAADARTVGENPVSFEEIGSPEVPSLEDAYASGAVVVSSSVIEGFPRSLVEAMFCGRATVSTDAGAVCEVIGGTGLVVPPRNPRALAEACTALLGDPDRRARLGAAARARALELFTVEQNVAAFRGIYLELISHAPARPAACPGREGVPPQPFARPAESHVPGRWAATDAAARAAVPAGRTPSWALPAQEPAAALPVPAGAESGGAAGVREVRQPVRWGATGDPTGATGVKEAGQW
- a CDS encoding DUF3107 domain-containing protein, with translation MEVKIGVQHAPREIVLESGQSAEEVESAVSDALGGKSQLLSLVDDHGRKILVPADRLAYVEIGEPTARKVGFGAL
- a CDS encoding TetR/AcrR family transcriptional regulator, with amino-acid sequence MSAIEQTEAARPRGTRLPRRARRNQLLGAAQEVFVAQGYHAAAMDDIAERAGVSKPVLYQHFPGKLDLYLALLDQHCEALLHSVRSALASTSDNKQRVAATMDAYFAYVEDPGGAFRLVFESDLTNEPAVRERVDKVSLECAEAISAVIAEDTGLSRDESMLLAVGLGGVSQVVARYWLSSESKVPRDTAVQLLTSLAWKGIAGFPLHGSDTH
- a CDS encoding ferritin-like fold-containing protein, whose product is MGTSDNAAADAQEHTGIAAQDWAQASADPQYRAAVIDLLGALAYGELSAFERLAEDAKLAPTMDDKAELAKMASAEFHHFERLRERLAQIEAEPNEAMEPFAGALDEFHRQTAPSDWLEGLVKAYVGDSIASDFYREVAARLDTDTRGLVLAVLDDTGHATFAVEKVRAAIEAEPRVGGRLALWARRLMGEALSQAQRVVADRDALSTMLVGGVADGFDLAEVGRMFSRITEAHTKRMAALGLAA